The following proteins come from a genomic window of Venturia canescens isolate UGA chromosome 4, ASM1945775v1, whole genome shotgun sequence:
- the LOC122409904 gene encoding glycosylated lysosomal membrane protein-like isoform X1 codes for MFPSNNLCLILILISSCCATQRTLKTFLNPGCNDLCIVENVTTVYLRAEGSTDTLHYIWDFFGNPSLLLAVTSPSTQLNVNWNEYLLNQPNSIQFTEEPQYTFGVVLQKFYEFNDVNDTGVLGTMNDANINVLDTKMFNWIRNGVSNNTNFVELLMNGNDYNDFFAHTKRQGDVQIMLNGFCTLDHSDVMPHMLHSENSTQIDIVLNNLQTNSSFTSSRFAMELLLVSESETRTGMFVDAKKSLDDEHTPGIFEVIELRTPLVKLPNGEQSSAYLQWRPVSYTGPSRDVSESTEIVNYLLVNITKKANVAKNSLLHAYYGKRIEQLLVEKMNVSLGMKGDGFYKKNNYSTWTFLVGYGTPPAEQFSYLVIMIMAIGLGLPVLLMLAVGIYFCVRRIPKRYDNAFINS; via the exons ATGTTTCCTTCAAATAATTTGTGCCTTATATTAATATTGATAAGTAGCTGCTGTGCGACGCAAAGAACG TTGAAAACTTTTCTCAACCCTGGATGCAATGATCTTTGTATAGtggaaaatgtgacaacagttTATTTACGAGCTGAAGGTTCTACTGACACTTTGCACTACATATGGGACTTTTTTGGCAATCCTTCTCTTCTACTAGCCGTAACATCTCCGTCCACTCAGTTGAACGTCAATTGGAACGAGTATCTTTTGAATCAACcaaattcaattcaatttacgGAAGAGCCACAGTATACATTTGGAGTTGTTTTACAAAAG TTTTATGAATTCAACGATGTCAATGATACTGGTGTACTGGGTACCATGAATGATGCTAACATTAATGTTTTGGAtacaaaaatgttcaattggATTCGCAATGGTGTATCGAATAACACAAACTTTGTTGAGTTACTAATGAACGGCAATGACTACAATGATTTCTTTGCACATACAAAAAGACAAGGCGATGTGCAGATAATg ctgAATGGATTTTGTACACTGGACCATTCAGATGTTATGCCGCACATGTTACATTCCGAAAACTCAACTCAAATTGATATAGTATTGAACAATCTGCAGACAAATTCCTCGTTTACGAGTAGCAGATTCGCTATGGAACTGCTTCTTGTCAGTGAAAGTGAAACTCGTACAGGAATGTTTGTCGATGCTAAAAAAAGCTTGGACGACGAACATACACCAGGAATATTTGAG GTTATCGAGCTGCGAACACCACTGGTTAAGTTACCAAACGGGGAGCAGAGCTCAGCATACTTACAGTGGAGACCGGTTTCTTATACTGGACCTTCTCGCGACGTGAGCGAGTCTACCGAAATTGTGAATTATTTACTAGTCAACATCACCAAGAAAGCAAATGTTGctaaaaattctcttctgcATGCTTATTACGGAAAAAGAATAGAACAGTtgttagttgaaaaaatgaacgtatCCCTTGGAATGAAGGGCGAcggattttataaaaaaaacaattattcaaCATG GACTTTCCTGGTTGGCTATGGAACTCCTCCAGCCGAACAGTTTTCCTATTTGGTCATAATGATAATGGCTATTGGACTTGGTTTACCTGTGCTGCTGATGCTCGCCGTTGGCATTTATTTTTGTGTTCGAAGAATACCAAAACGATACGACAATGCATTCATCAATTCTTAA
- the LOC122409904 gene encoding glycosylated lysosomal membrane protein-like isoform X2 — MPNIFSVVIKSAIFRMLKTFLNPGCNDLCIVENVTTVYLRAEGSTDTLHYIWDFFGNPSLLLAVTSPSTQLNVNWNEYLLNQPNSIQFTEEPQYTFGVVLQKFYEFNDVNDTGVLGTMNDANINVLDTKMFNWIRNGVSNNTNFVELLMNGNDYNDFFAHTKRQGDVQIMLNGFCTLDHSDVMPHMLHSENSTQIDIVLNNLQTNSSFTSSRFAMELLLVSESETRTGMFVDAKKSLDDEHTPGIFEVIELRTPLVKLPNGEQSSAYLQWRPVSYTGPSRDVSESTEIVNYLLVNITKKANVAKNSLLHAYYGKRIEQLLVEKMNVSLGMKGDGFYKKNNYSTWTFLVGYGTPPAEQFSYLVIMIMAIGLGLPVLLMLAVGIYFCVRRIPKRYDNAFINS; from the exons atgccaaacattttttcagtggTCATAAAATCAGCAATTTTTAGAATG TTGAAAACTTTTCTCAACCCTGGATGCAATGATCTTTGTATAGtggaaaatgtgacaacagttTATTTACGAGCTGAAGGTTCTACTGACACTTTGCACTACATATGGGACTTTTTTGGCAATCCTTCTCTTCTACTAGCCGTAACATCTCCGTCCACTCAGTTGAACGTCAATTGGAACGAGTATCTTTTGAATCAACcaaattcaattcaatttacgGAAGAGCCACAGTATACATTTGGAGTTGTTTTACAAAAG TTTTATGAATTCAACGATGTCAATGATACTGGTGTACTGGGTACCATGAATGATGCTAACATTAATGTTTTGGAtacaaaaatgttcaattggATTCGCAATGGTGTATCGAATAACACAAACTTTGTTGAGTTACTAATGAACGGCAATGACTACAATGATTTCTTTGCACATACAAAAAGACAAGGCGATGTGCAGATAATg ctgAATGGATTTTGTACACTGGACCATTCAGATGTTATGCCGCACATGTTACATTCCGAAAACTCAACTCAAATTGATATAGTATTGAACAATCTGCAGACAAATTCCTCGTTTACGAGTAGCAGATTCGCTATGGAACTGCTTCTTGTCAGTGAAAGTGAAACTCGTACAGGAATGTTTGTCGATGCTAAAAAAAGCTTGGACGACGAACATACACCAGGAATATTTGAG GTTATCGAGCTGCGAACACCACTGGTTAAGTTACCAAACGGGGAGCAGAGCTCAGCATACTTACAGTGGAGACCGGTTTCTTATACTGGACCTTCTCGCGACGTGAGCGAGTCTACCGAAATTGTGAATTATTTACTAGTCAACATCACCAAGAAAGCAAATGTTGctaaaaattctcttctgcATGCTTATTACGGAAAAAGAATAGAACAGTtgttagttgaaaaaatgaacgtatCCCTTGGAATGAAGGGCGAcggattttataaaaaaaacaattattcaaCATG GACTTTCCTGGTTGGCTATGGAACTCCTCCAGCCGAACAGTTTTCCTATTTGGTCATAATGATAATGGCTATTGGACTTGGTTTACCTGTGCTGCTGATGCTCGCCGTTGGCATTTATTTTTGTGTTCGAAGAATACCAAAACGATACGACAATGCATTCATCAATTCTTAA